One window of the Rosa rugosa chromosome 3, drRosRugo1.1, whole genome shotgun sequence genome contains the following:
- the LOC133740645 gene encoding probable CoA ligase CCL6, giving the protein MIVYTLVKQIHQFELYRCTASKVSSGGVLRKALFQYAYNYKLANLEKGLPQEKVSPLLDKLVFNKIKQALGGRVRIMLSGSASLPRHVEEFFRVTSFSTLSQGYDLGLWEQLRVISCCCGCS; this is encoded by the exons ATGATCGTATATACACTGGTAAAACAGATTCATCAATTTGAACTGTATAGATGTA CTGCTAGTAAAGTTTCATCTGGTGGTGTGCTTAGGAAGGCCCTTTTCCAGTATGCATATAACTA CAAGTTGGCAAATCTGGAGAAGGGTTTGCCACAAGAAAAAGTGTCACCTCTCTTGGACAAGCTTGTATTTAACAAG ATAAAACAAGCATTAGGAGGACGAGTTCGTATAATGTTGTCTGGTTCTGCGTCTTTGCCCAGGCATGTGGAGGAATTTTTTAGGGTCACCAGCTTCAGCACTTTATCACAAGGATATG ATTTGGGTTTATGGGAACAGCTTCGAGTCATTTCTTGTTGCTGTGGTTGTTCCTGA